A window from Merismopedia glauca CCAP 1448/3 encodes these proteins:
- a CDS encoding bifunctional pantoate--beta-alanine ligase/(d)CMP kinase: protein MRLFTTIAGIRCYLQQSHPRCSVGFVPTMGALHIGHLSLIERARAENKLVIVSIFVNPLQFGPKEDFQQYPRQLEADRDLCATAGVDAIFAPSAQEMLAQATENPTQVIPPQQMIEVLCGKSRPGHFQGVATIVTKLLQVIQPNRAYFGEKDAQQLAIIRRLVQDLNIPVEIVGCPTVRLESGLAYSSRNQYLSELEREDAVRLSQGLFIAKKNYLQGERRSDKLISAVADRIGLAKRIEIEYIELVDPVNLNPLSTVEESGLLAVAARLGSTRLIDNILLKDRQPIVAIDGPAGAGKSTVARKVAESLGLIYLDTGAMYRAVTWLVLETGIKTDDEPAIAELVSQCDLKLTNSQVLIDGHDVTSQIRSWEVTDRVSAIAALPSVRRFLVEIQHQMGQKGGLVAEGRDIGTNVFPDAEIKIFLTASIQERARRRQQDLISQGQTEVSLSELELAIEKRDRQDSTRSLAPLLKADDAIEIDTDKLTVEEVIAQIVGLYRKNQEYRTQGSDLSPT, encoded by the coding sequence ATGCGTCTATTTACCACTATTGCTGGCATTCGCTGCTATTTACAACAATCTCACCCCAGATGTTCAGTCGGATTTGTACCGACGATGGGCGCTCTTCATATCGGTCATCTTAGTTTGATAGAGCGCGCTAGAGCGGAAAATAAGCTAGTAATTGTCAGTATTTTTGTTAACCCATTACAGTTTGGTCCAAAAGAAGATTTTCAGCAATATCCCCGTCAATTAGAAGCAGATCGAGACTTATGTGCGACGGCTGGGGTAGATGCTATTTTTGCTCCTAGCGCTCAGGAAATGTTGGCTCAAGCCACTGAAAACCCAACCCAAGTTATACCACCCCAGCAGATGATAGAGGTATTATGTGGTAAATCTCGACCAGGGCATTTTCAAGGAGTAGCTACTATAGTTACCAAATTGTTGCAGGTAATTCAACCCAATCGAGCTTACTTTGGCGAAAAAGATGCCCAGCAACTAGCAATTATCAGACGGCTGGTGCAAGATTTAAATATACCTGTGGAAATTGTTGGCTGTCCGACGGTGCGCCTAGAGTCAGGTTTAGCTTATAGTTCTCGGAATCAGTATTTAAGTGAATTAGAACGGGAAGATGCGGTAAGATTATCTCAAGGGTTGTTTATAGCTAAAAAAAACTATTTACAAGGCGAACGTCGCTCAGATAAGTTAATTAGTGCTGTAGCAGATCGCATTGGACTAGCGAAAAGGATCGAAATCGAGTACATTGAATTGGTCGATCCAGTGAATTTGAATCCTTTGAGTACAGTTGAAGAATCGGGATTGCTAGCAGTTGCTGCTCGTTTAGGCTCTACCAGGTTAATTGATAATATTCTCCTCAAAGATCGTCAACCCATCGTCGCCATTGATGGTCCTGCTGGTGCTGGTAAGTCTACGGTAGCGAGAAAAGTTGCGGAAAGTTTAGGATTAATATATTTAGATACAGGGGCAATGTATCGAGCCGTAACTTGGCTAGTCTTAGAAACAGGGATTAAGACAGATGATGAACCAGCGATAGCTGAATTAGTGAGTCAATGTGACCTCAAATTGACCAATTCTCAAGTTTTAATTGACGGTCATGATGTGACATCCCAGATCAGATCTTGGGAAGTGACAGATCGAGTATCTGCGATCGCCGCCTTACCATCAGTTCGCAGGTTTCTAGTTGAAATCCAGCATCAAATGGGGCAAAAAGGTGGTTTGGTGGCAGAAGGTAGAGATATTGGCACTAATGTATTTCCCGATGCCGAAATCAAGATTTTTCTCACAGCTTCGATTCAGGAAAGGGCGCGTCGTCGCCAGCAAGATTTAATTAGCCAAGGTCAAACAGAAGTTAGTTTATCAGAGTTAGAGCTAGCAATAGAAAAACGCGATCGCCAAGACAGCACCCGTAGCCTCGCACCTCTACTCAAAGCGGATGATGCTATAGAAATTGATACAGATAAATTGACGGTAGAAGAAGTAATAGCTCAAATCGTTGGTCTTTATCGCAAAAATCAGGAATATAGAACCCAAGGCAGCGATCTGTCTCCAACTTAG